CACCACAAATTGGGCTAAAAATTGGGCTAAAGATTGGGCTAAAGATTGGGCTAAAGATTGGGCTAAAGATTGGGCTAAAGATTGGGATGAAGATGGGGCCAAATGAGGTTTCcaatttaaaacaacaacTCATCGTCATTATTGTTACTTTCGAAATTGTTCAAAATAAGTTTTCCTCTTTTTACCTGGCCCATCAAATGacattctttatttttaaatcgtTCAATCACATATTTTTGATGATCAAATTGAACATTGTCCCATGAaggaaatttattattttttctctcaGAATATTTGTTACTAAAATTATGGCTTTCTTTATATGGCCGTTTGACATCAGATATTATATTCTGAtagatattatattttgagttagcatcatttttttcgaaaCATTCCTCATCACTTTCGTCATCACTTTTGTATTCATCTTGATTTAGAGAGAACATTGTAAAAGGAGCTTGAATCTGTTGATTTTTCGAATCAATAGAATATGATGATGTTGTAGTATCTGTAGTAGACGAATTTGAATATGTTTCAATTTTATGACAATAATcgtttttttcacattttgaaatattattttgttggTTTGTTGATGGAAAGATAGTTGAggttttactttttttatccTTTTCATTAGGAATAATTTGAAGCATTTGATTAAATTTCGTATCATTAATGTCTAATTCAATATTTTGAATTGAATCAACATCtatgtattttttgtttgCATCTGTTTCAGAatcttttcttttatttttcattttaaaagatttttttctagaaaataatgataacaaacttatattattattatcaaaattttttattgaatTAGCTAATTGTATATTTGTGGATGAAATCAAATTAGTCACTAAAAATAATCTGTCTTGAGATGATgtaatgttatttttttttaattttaaattttttatgtcaGAGTTTAAACGATTTATTTTGCTAAGCCTATGGATATATGTAATAACATCACttggaaaatgaaaattaattatatgatcAACATTTTTTGTGTCAATTCCTCTACTTAACAAATCAGTAGTTATTAATATTCCAATGGTTGcatttgaaaaattatgtaaGCTTTGTATTCTAGAATTTATAGATAAATTtttgtgaaaaatatatacaggccaattatgtttttttaaaaaattatatattttaaaacaatcttttatgttatttacaaatataattgttttataaattgggaatttatatattaactcaaatttgtttaaatttttttcttttactTTTTGTCCATTTTTGATATGTTCCATTGTTAGCtcatgatatttttttaaaatataaattaaaatatcgAGTCTATGTTCAAATGAATAATTTTCTAGTtggtttattttatttgataaagATAAATCTTGTAAGTTTTGTTcgattttattatttttatcttgtgtattgaataaatataaattaattattttttctttatttaattctatCCATTGtgtttgtatatttttaggaattttataatttaaacaaCTTACTATATCAACCAGATTACTAAATCTTTCATTCAGCATACTTCCAACTGTAGTATGCCCAACAGATGGTAAAGTagatgatataaaaataagttgAATAAAAGAttgttcattattttttaaagtatTATTTTGGCTAATATTTGTAtcaatttttaattcattttttttgtctttagaattatttaataaaattttgtctatttctttatttatattttcaatattttgttcacttatatttatatgtgggttatatatttctggtcttttttttataatttgaaaaatattcattattgTATTTCTATAAGCATTATTTTGGAAAAGCATATCTACTTCatcaaaaattataatagatGGAATTATAGTTtcttttgaattttttttgaatccattatttttatatgaattaaGAAATATATCTGGGgttgttattaaaatatcTGAAACTAACCacattatttctttattacaTAAAACTGGATTATTaagataatttatattttcaactTGTAAATTACCAACATTAAATTggttataattattatcgTTATTTTTGGGTTCTAATGTATTGTCGTTATTTTTGGGTTCTAATGTATTATCGTTATTTTTGGGTTCTAATGTATTGTCGTTATTTTTGGGTTCTAAtgtattatcatttattttttccttttcgatatttttttctatgtCTACAAATGGAATATCATTTAATGTTTGAATATTTATTCTATTTAATAtgtcaattttttttataaaactaATAATTTGAGTAATGTTGtctttatttattgtaaTTATGATTACAGTTTTGTTCATTTGCAATGGGTTTTGAATTAGATATCTATAAGtttgttcatatatatttacatcgTTTGGCGAATTTACATTGTTTGGCGAAATTacgttattttttttttctaattttccACTTTTTAAGATACTATTCAATATTTGTAActcacttttatttttttcaagaCTATTCAAATTGCTTAAattgatattatttatttttatgatttcaattaatttgttcataatactaatattatttaaatctaCATTTTGACAATTTATTTGATTCAAAATAGGTTCGTTTTTTTgggaattattttttttggaatGTCTACCatattttttggaaaatttacaactattatcatcattttgatTTAGTagattattttcaaaattttttggaactaaattaaaattataattttcttttttattcatttttttatgtacttGAATAGTGTTGTCTTCTAAAATggcattatttttataataagaATAATTAAGCAAatattttcccattttttcatatatgttaaatttattatttgatttataattttgtgaAATTGAACTATTTTCGTGATAgtctaaaattattttttctaaataatcatgaataaaataaatattatttaaaattggCAAAATATAAGCTAACGTTTTTCCTGACCCATCAGGATAATTTAAAAGGACATCTTTCCCTTGTTGAATAGTTAGAAAAGTGTTAATTTGCATATCATTAAGTTTTgcaatatttaatttttttaatcctaataataacattttatGGATATTTAATTCGTTTATATAAGAATAATTTTGTTTACaatttttgttaatgttaTTTGGGTTGCTTCCAATTTCATaatagttatattttttatatagcCTTTTGGTCATTtctttgtatatattttgttcacCATTTCTATTACTCTCCACACTTCCATTATTTTCCACACTTGCATTATCGTTGCTTAGAATCACATTTGATTGCCTACGGGTTCGAATGTATCTATTTTCCTTCAAATGCAAAATAAACTTGACTGGACGCTTCAACATAATGTTTTGTCTCCATACtgttattaatttttctttcatttttcaactttttgtttatttccTTATTTGACAAAATTTCGACGGTAGACTTTTACTTCATgttcaaaattttatttcaaataaatgggaatataaattatgtatactctcatttatttgtttgaAATGTTAAAATGGTGTAGTGTAGATAGAGAACAcaaacattatattttgtgcattttttttaaaaaaaaaggagaaaaaagTTGAGGaatttttctaatattttCAAACTCCATAAATATccattttttgaaaaaaataatttatattttatggaattacatacatatatatgtcaTTTTTTCTCCTTTCTATAAATGtatctatatttaaaaaaaacagatttttttcatttttatattatttttttattatttttttattatttttttattatttttttattatttttttattattttttttattaatttcttTACAATGTTTAGTGAACAACTATGGagtaattattttttctcagTTTATCTCgattatacaaatatatacataatatataaaaatgtatattaaatatatagcataatatatagcataatatatagcataatatataatatacatatataatatacatatataaacatttcaAATAACACAATATAACGTCATGTACCCATGTAGATACGAATGTATAATtgcatatatgtattatatttttgatatatttatttatttttaattaagaacaaacttataaaaatatttcattttttttcgtcAGTTTAGTGTTATCAGATTGGTTCGTGCTTGCCCTATGAGCTACTTCCATCTCCTTATATTTCcatctttatattttccatctttatattttccatctttatattttccatCTCTTTATATTTCCCAATTTGTTAATTTCCCAGTTTGTTAATTCCCCAGTTTGTTAGCTTTGCCAAATTTGTCACTTTTTTGTCGTTTCGAGTATTTGGATTTTATAGCTATACTAGAAAAAGTTTgaatgaagaagaaaaaaaagcaGAGAacagaaaaaagaaaacagaaaaaagaaaacagAAAAAGTATAATTAGCAAAAATACATAACAGCATAAATATGACTAGCGAAATATaaagatgaaataaaatgtctGTATAGTGAATGCATCCAACTGTGTATAGGTTTGTTCATGCTTTCTAAGTTTTGTACAgaataatggaaataaataaataaagcaacataaaatgataatttttcagattttttttattttttttttatttatactaaGTAATATAAAATGGATTTGTTCattaaaatttgaaaaaa
Above is a window of Plasmodium yoelii strain 17X genome assembly, chromosome: 9 DNA encoding:
- a CDS encoding DEAD/DEAH box helicase, putative; amino-acid sequence: MKEKLITVWRQNIMLKRPVKFILHLKENRYIRTRRQSNVILSNDNASVENNGSVESNRNGEQNIYKEMTKRLYKKYNYYEIGSNPNNINKNCKQNYSYINELNIHKMLLLGLKKLNIAKLNDMQINTFLTIQQGKDVLLNYPDGSGKTLAYILPILNNIYFIHDYLEKIILDYHENSSISQNYKSNNKFNIYEKMGKYLLNYSYYKNNAILEDNTIQVHKKMNKKENYNFNLVPKNFENNLLNQNDDNSCKFSKKYGRHSKKNNSQKNEPILNQINCQNVDLNNISIMNKLIEIIKINNINLSNLNSLEKNKSELQILNSILKSGKLEKKNNVISPNNVNSPNDVNIYEQTYRYLIQNPLQMNKTVIIITINKDNITQIISFIKKIDILNRINIQTLNDIPFVDIEKNIEKEKINDNTLEPKNNDNTLEPKNNDNTLEPKNNDNTLEPKNNDNNYNQFNVGNLQVENINYLNNPVLCNKEIMWLVSDILITTPDIFLNSYKNNGFKKNSKETIIPSIIIFDEVDMLFQNNAYRNTIMNIFQIIKKRPEIYNPHINISEQNIENINKEIDKILLNNSKDKKNELKIDTNISQNNTLKNNEQSFIQLIFISSTLPSVGHTTVGSMLNERFSNLVDIVSCLNYKIPKNIQTQWIELNKEKIINLYLFNTQDKNNKIEQNLQDLSLSNKINQLENYSFEHRLDILIYILKKYHELTMEHIKNGQKVKEKNLNKFELIYKFPIYKTIIFVNNIKDCFKIYNFLKKHNWPVYIFHKNLSINSRIQSLHNFSNATIGILITTDLLSRGIDTKNVDHIINFHFPSDVITYIHRLSKINRLNSDIKNLKLKKNNITSSQDRLFLVTNLISSTNIQLANSIKNFDNNNISLLSLFSRKKSFKMKNKRKDSETDANKKYIDVDSIQNIELDINDTKFNQMLQIIPNEKDKKSKTSTIFPSTNQQNNISKCEKNDYCHKIETYSNSSTTDTTTSSYSIDSKNQQIQAPFTMFSLNQDEYKSDDESDEECFEKNDANSKYNIYQNIISDVKRPYKESHNFSNKYSERKNNKFPSWDNVQFDHQKYVIERFKNKECHLMGQVKRGKLILNNFESNNNDDELLF